TACGCTATGACGATCCATTCTTTAACATTGATTGGCCTCTAGATGTGACTGAAATCTCCGAGAAAGATTTAAATTGGCCTTTGTTGAGAATGATGACTGTTGGCGTATAGACTATTTCTCTGTGCCAGGTGTTTTCCACACAACACACTGGCTCCTCTGTATGAGGTAAGGTATTTCCAAAAAATATACCATTGCTATAGAGGCAGGGGGAGCAAGAGCAAATCATACCAAATAAAAGTTTGCCCAAGCTACAGAAATGCTGTGGAGCAAATTATCAAAAATCATAGCTGGAAAAACAGACTGCTGTTATAGCATCTAGCAAACACCCAGTTAGTAGCTATCATTAATGATAATTCTTATGAAAATGTACTTAATGTTTAGCTGTAAAAAATTATTAAGTGCAAAATTATCGAGAATTTGTAACACAACAAACAGTTCTAAAAAGGAGTTTAGTTCATGATTATTATCGATCGCGCCTTACGAGCCAGAGCAGCAGCAGGAAATCCTATCAAGGTGGGAATGATCGGTGCTGGTTTTATGGGTCGAGGAATTGCCAACCAAATTGTCAATTCAGTGCCAGGAATGGAGTTAGTTGCTATCTCTAATCGTCAGATTGGTGCAGCTAAACAAGCTTATTCGGAAGCAGGAATTGAAGATATCCAAGTTGTTGCAACTATCAGCGAATTAGAAGATGCGATCGCTAACGGTAAGTATGCAGTCACAGAGGACGCTAAGTTACTGTGTCAGGCTGAAGGCATCGATGCATTAATCGAAGTCACGGGTGCAGTGGAATTTGGCGCTGAGATCGTTATGGAAGCGATCGTCCACCGCAAACATGTGATTATGATGAATGCCGAACTCGATGGCACGATTGGCCCCATCCTGAAAGTGTATGCCGACAAAGCAGGCGTGATTCTCAGCGCTTGTGATGGCGATCAGCCAGGGGTGCAAATGAACCTTTATCGCTTTGTAAAAAGCATTGGTTTAACTCCCTTATTGTGCGGTAACATTAAAGGACTCCAAGACCCCTATCGCAATCCCACCACCCAGGAAGGATTTGCTAAACGTTGGGGTCAAAAGCCCCACATGGTGGCTAGCTTCGCCGACGGAAGCAAAATTTCCTTCGAGCAAGCGATCGTTGCCAATGCCACAGGCATGAAAGTCGCCAAACGGGGAATGTTGGGATATGACTTCAGCGGTCATGTCGATGAAATGACCCAGTTATATGATGTTGAACAACTCAAAGAACTAGGCGGCATCGTCGATTATGTAGTTGGAGCCAAACCAGGCCCAGGCGTATATGTATTTGCCACTCACGACGACCCCAAGCAACGCCACTATCTCAACTTATATAAATTAGGCGAAGGCCCACTTTACAGCTTCTATACTCCTTATCACCTCTGTCATTTTGAAGTTCCCTTGTCCGTAGCGCGTGCTGTTTTATTTGGTGATGCCGTTATGTCTCCACTAGCAGGCCCGCTAGTAGATGTTGTCACCACCGCCAAAATCGACCTGAAAGCAGGAGAAACCTTAGATGGCATCGGCTACTACATGACCTACGGACAATGTGAAAATTCCGATATCGTCCAACAGCAAAATCTTCTACCAATGGGTCTAGCTGAAGGGTGCCGCCTCAAACGAGATATTTCTAAAGATCAAGTCCTCACTTATGAGGATGTAGAATTACCTGAAGGCAGACTTTGCGACCAACTACGAACTGAGCAAAACAATTATTTTGCTCCAGAAAAAATCCTAGTAGCAGTTGGATAATATCGGTTCTCAAAACATTTGCCACAAATGAATTGGCTGTAGGGGTGTACAGCTGAGCTGTACACCCCTAATACTTTTCGGATAAGATCCCCCCGCCTGCGGCGACCCCCTTAAAAAGGGGGTAAAAATTACAAAAAGCCCCCCTCTTTTTAAGGGGGGTNTGGGGGGATCTCCGAAGCCCCTATATGTTTGTCGCCAGAATTTCATCAAGAGGATAGAAAGCTATACTGCGGGACACTAAAGTTGTTGATAGTAACTTGCTGGGGAGCGTTTCAACAAACCCGATCGAAACTTTAGGTCAAATTTCATGAAAATTGCTCTCGTCCATGATTATTTAACCCAGCGAGGTGGGGCAGAGCGTGTGTTTGAACTGCTTTGTAAGCGCTATCCCGAAGCAGATATTTTCACATCTTTGTACGATCCCCAAAAAACTATCGATTTAGGCGATCGCATAGTTAATACAACCTTCTTGCAAAAGATTCCTGGTGCAGCAAAATATTTCAGGTCAATGGCTCCTCTATATTTTCCTGCCTTTCGTGCCTTGGATCTGCAAGACTACGATTTAATTATTAGTAGTAGCACCAGCTTCGCCAAAGCAGTGCGAAAAAATCCCAATGCTCACCACATTTGTTTTTGCCATAACGTTACCCGTTTCTTATGGGATACAGCAACTTATTTAAGAGAGTACGGGGACTATAGATATTTTGCTCCTTTAATCGAACAAGTATTTCAAGTCATGAGAAAGGTAGACTTGAAATATGCACAGGAACCTGACCTTTACATTGCTAATTCTAGTGTTGTTGCCCGCCGAATTGAAAAGATTTATGGCAAAAAGGCAATGATGGTGAACTATCCAATTGATACTAGTAAATTTGTTTTTTCTGATATAAAAGATGAATATTATCTGGCCTCCGCCCGGATGATCAGTTATAAGCGACTTGATATAATAGTCGAAGCTTTTAATTGGTTGGGGTGGCGGCTATTAATATCTGGTGACGGGCCAGAACTAGCACGGTTAAAATCCAAAGCATTACAAAATATTGTGTTCTTGGGACACGTAAGTGATAGAACCCGCAAAGATTTGTTTTCCAAAGCCAAGTCTATTATTGTCGCAGCCTTAGAAGATTACGGATTAGTTCCAGTCGAGGCTAATGCAAGCGGTACACCAGTCATCGCTTATGGTGCAGGTGGAGTATTAGATACTCAAATACCAGGTGAAACAGGAGTCTTTTTCAAAAGACAAACACCCGAATCTCTCCAAGTTGCATTACAAGAAGCCAATGGTATTTCTTGGGATTACGATCGCATCCGTAATCATGCAGTAGCAAATTTTTCAGAAAATGCATTCTTTGGCAAGGTTGAGCAAATTATTAATCAAGCTTGTGGTGTGCAGCAATTATTCATTTGATTTCTGAATCTCTTTCCACTATCAGATTACCTATTTATTTACCCTCTCCTCATTGGCTGTTTGTAAAAAAATAGGTATTCTTCAGAATCTCTCTTAGCGTAAGTCTTGAAGACAAGGATATAAAAGTGGTTCAAACTAGTCTAAATCCTCATCTAGCTCCAACTTCTGAAAGTGAACCAAGTTACGGGCAAATATTTGCCGTATTTGTGCGGCGATTTCCTTGGTTCTTAGCAGTATTAATTAGTTCTATTGCAATTGCCAGCATAGTAACTGTAAAAACCAAGCCTACTTATAAAAGTTCTATGCAACTGCTAGTAGAACCTAACTATCAAGGTAAAACCGAAGGTGGTGCGGCGGTAGACAATCAGTTTACTGACTCTAATGTGGTCATAGATACTGCAACTCAGCTTAACTTGATGCAAAGTTCGGGACTCATCCAAAAAGCAGTTGATAAACTTCAGTCTAATTATCCAGATATAAC
This portion of the Nostoc sp. GT001 genome encodes:
- a CDS encoding glycosyltransferase, translated to MKIALVHDYLTQRGGAERVFELLCKRYPEADIFTSLYDPQKTIDLGDRIVNTTFLQKIPGAAKYFRSMAPLYFPAFRALDLQDYDLIISSSTSFAKAVRKNPNAHHICFCHNVTRFLWDTATYLREYGDYRYFAPLIEQVFQVMRKVDLKYAQEPDLYIANSSVVARRIEKIYGKKAMMVNYPIDTSKFVFSDIKDEYYLASARMISYKRLDIIVEAFNWLGWRLLISGDGPELARLKSKALQNIVFLGHVSDRTRKDLFSKAKSIIVAALEDYGLVPVEANASGTPVIAYGAGGVLDTQIPGETGVFFKRQTPESLQVALQEANGISWDYDRIRNHAVANFSENAFFGKVEQIINQACGVQQLFI
- a CDS encoding Gfo/Idh/MocA family oxidoreductase; amino-acid sequence: MIIIDRALRARAAAGNPIKVGMIGAGFMGRGIANQIVNSVPGMELVAISNRQIGAAKQAYSEAGIEDIQVVATISELEDAIANGKYAVTEDAKLLCQAEGIDALIEVTGAVEFGAEIVMEAIVHRKHVIMMNAELDGTIGPILKVYADKAGVILSACDGDQPGVQMNLYRFVKSIGLTPLLCGNIKGLQDPYRNPTTQEGFAKRWGQKPHMVASFADGSKISFEQAIVANATGMKVAKRGMLGYDFSGHVDEMTQLYDVEQLKELGGIVDYVVGAKPGPGVYVFATHDDPKQRHYLNLYKLGEGPLYSFYTPYHLCHFEVPLSVARAVLFGDAVMSPLAGPLVDVVTTAKIDLKAGETLDGIGYYMTYGQCENSDIVQQQNLLPMGLAEGCRLKRDISKDQVLTYEDVELPEGRLCDQLRTEQNNYFAPEKILVAVG